A genomic region of Streptosporangium lutulentum contains the following coding sequences:
- a CDS encoding UDP-N-acetylmuramate dehydrogenase, which yields MTERLAGVRLAPYTTLGLGGPARAFATAGSAEEIVELVASADRAGEPVLVLGGGSNLVVSDEGFDGLVVSVASRGVEVDGDRITVQAGEDWDTLVARAVAEGRPGIECLSGIPGRVGATPIQNVGAYGQDVSQTIAGVRVYDRRTGELGDLSARECGFAYRHSVFKEDPGRYVVLAVTYELLKDELSGPVTYKELAVRLGVAPGDRAPLAEVRAAVLELRRGKGMVLDADDPDSRSAGSFFTNPLLSGPEAAELELRAPGFPRWDMPGGSVKVPAAWLIENAGFPKGYRRGPARISTKHTLAMTNPEMSATATELLDLAREVRDGVREKFGVTLVNEPVLVGARL from the coding sequence ATGACTGAGCGGTTGGCAGGGGTACGGCTGGCGCCGTACACGACATTGGGGCTGGGCGGACCGGCGAGGGCGTTCGCGACGGCCGGATCGGCCGAGGAGATCGTCGAGCTGGTGGCCTCGGCGGACCGGGCGGGCGAGCCGGTGCTCGTGCTCGGCGGCGGCAGCAACCTGGTCGTCTCCGACGAGGGGTTCGACGGGCTGGTCGTGAGCGTCGCCTCGCGGGGCGTCGAGGTCGACGGCGACCGGATCACCGTGCAGGCGGGGGAAGACTGGGACACGCTGGTGGCCCGGGCGGTGGCGGAGGGCCGGCCGGGGATCGAGTGCCTGTCGGGGATCCCGGGGCGGGTCGGGGCCACGCCGATCCAGAACGTCGGGGCCTACGGGCAGGACGTGTCGCAGACGATCGCCGGGGTCCGGGTCTACGACCGCCGGACCGGCGAGCTGGGCGACCTGAGCGCGCGGGAGTGCGGGTTCGCCTACCGGCACAGCGTGTTCAAGGAGGATCCCGGGCGATACGTCGTGCTGGCGGTCACCTACGAGCTTCTCAAGGATGAGCTGTCCGGGCCGGTCACGTACAAGGAGCTGGCCGTCCGGCTCGGGGTCGCCCCGGGCGATCGGGCGCCGCTGGCGGAGGTCCGCGCGGCGGTGCTGGAACTGCGCAGGGGCAAGGGAATGGTGCTCGACGCCGACGACCCGGACTCCAGGAGCGCGGGTTCGTTCTTCACCAACCCCCTCCTCTCCGGGCCGGAGGCGGCCGAGCTGGAGCTTCGGGCCCCGGGTTTCCCCCGCTGGGACATGCCGGGCGGCTCCGTCAAGGTTCCGGCGGCCTGGCTGATCGAGAACGCGGGATTCCCGAAGGGCTACCGGCGAGGCCCGGCCCGCATCTCCACCAAGCACACCCTTGCCATGACAAATCCGGAAATGTCGGCAACGGCGACCGAGCTCCTCGACCTGGCCCGCGAGGTCCGCGACGGCGTGCGAGAGAAGTTCGGCGTCACCCTCGTCAACGAACCCGTGCTGGTCGGCGCCCGCCTGTAG
- a CDS encoding TMEM165/GDT1 family protein produces the protein MEAFWISLAVIFVAELGDKSQLMAMTFATRFKPWPVLAGITIATAIVHLASVAMGGLLGDFLPTTAITIIAGIAFLGFAVWTLRGDELTDEESEKANRTTRSAIIAVGVAFFLAELGDKTMLATITLATQHGWLGTWIGSTVGMVAADALAIVVGRMLGKHLPEKVIRYGAAAAFAVFGIILLVEPLVV, from the coding sequence TTGGAAGCGTTCTGGATCAGTCTTGCCGTGATCTTCGTTGCCGAGCTCGGCGACAAGAGTCAGCTCATGGCGATGACCTTCGCAACCAGGTTCAAGCCGTGGCCGGTCCTGGCCGGGATCACGATCGCCACCGCGATCGTCCACCTGGCCAGTGTCGCCATGGGTGGCCTGCTCGGCGATTTCCTTCCCACCACGGCCATCACGATCATCGCGGGCATCGCGTTCCTCGGCTTCGCCGTATGGACGCTGCGTGGAGACGAGTTGACCGACGAGGAGTCGGAGAAGGCGAATCGCACGACCCGATCGGCGATCATCGCCGTGGGCGTCGCCTTCTTCCTCGCCGAGCTCGGTGACAAGACCATGCTCGCCACCATCACCCTGGCCACCCAGCACGGCTGGCTCGGCACCTGGATCGGTTCGACGGTCGGCATGGTCGCCGCCGACGCGCTGGCCATCGTGGTCGGCCGGATGCTGGGCAAGCACCTGCCCGAGAAGGTCATCCGGTACGGCGCCGCCGCCGCGTTCGCCGTCTTCGGGATCATCCTCCTGGTCGAGCCCCTGGTCGTCTGA